One genomic window of Chelonoidis abingdonii isolate Lonesome George chromosome 5, CheloAbing_2.0, whole genome shotgun sequence includes the following:
- the OSTC gene encoding oligosaccharyltransferase complex subunit OSTC: METLYRVPFAVLQCPNIKLKRPSWVHTPSAMTVYALVVVSYFLITGGIIYDVIVEPPSVGSMTDEHGHQRPVAFLAYRVNGQYIMEGLASSFLFTMGGLGFIILDRSNAPNIPKLNRFLLLFIGFVSVLLSFFMARVFMRMKLPGYLMG, translated from the exons ATGGAGACGCTTTACCGGGTGCCGTTCGCGGTGCTCCAGTGCCCCAACATCAAACTGAAGCGGCCGAGCTGGGTGCACACGCCCTCGGCCATGACTGTCTACGCGCTGGTGGTGGTGTCCTActtcctcatcactggag GAATAATCTATGATGTGATTGTAGAACCTCCCAGTGTTGGGTCTATGACAGATGAACATGGACATCAGAGACCAGTGGCCTTCTTGGCATACAG agTAAATGGACAGTATATTATGGAAGGACTCGCATCCAGCTTCCTTTTCACAATGGGAGGCTTAGGTTTCATAATTCTGGACCGATCCAATGCACCAAATATCCCAAAGCTCAATAgatttctgttgctttttattgGATTTGTCAGTGTCCTGCTGAGCTTCTTCATGGCAAGAGTTTTCATGCGGATGAAATTGCC GGGATACTTGATGGGTTAG